One genomic window of Bactrocera dorsalis isolate Fly_Bdor chromosome 4, ASM2337382v1, whole genome shotgun sequence includes the following:
- the LOC105228313 gene encoding sulfite oxidase, mitochondrial: MIGIRSLKLTPRNNHVICTSAFFLRLGCAEYIPNYHAQHRFSHIPNKQNINPKQTIFYAFLALGGVIGGFALYEHKYKLFRVKLDGIHIDEISSTESKEEQPNWHMNARSDLPTYNMDEVQDHCNIEKRIWVTYGIGVYDITDFIAKHPGGDNIMLGAGSAIDPFWAIYQQHNNKEILTLLEFYRIGNLSPDDTISTDDMGSPWANEPKRHPVLRPASTRPFNGEPPLKLLVQNFITPNEFFYVRNHLPVPFIEVNKYELEIAIETTKSGTKEQIKTLTLQDIKGLPKYTVTAAIMCGGNRRSEMTKVKSVKGLSWNAGAVGNATWSGARLRDLLLEMGVKPNENLHVVLEGADLDPTSHPYGASIPLSKALDERGDVILAYEMNGKTLSRDHGYPLRCIVPGNVGARNVKWLTRIAVSEAESNSHWQQSDYKGFSPSTDWDTVDFTKSPAIQAMPVTSAICSPSEGEVLKIPADGYLTIHGYAWSGGGRRIVRVDLTADQGKTWHVAKIQQEDQPDGRHYGWSLWTGRIKMETTSTGEVEIWAKAVDSAYNVQPETFENIWNLRGVLANAYHRIKIKII; encoded by the exons ATGATAGGCATACGGTCTCTAAAGTTAACACCGCGAAATAATCATGTGATATGCACATCAGCTTTCTTCCTTCGATTAGGATGCGCAGAGTACATACCCAACTATCATGCACAACATCGTTTTTCACACATTCCCAATAAACAGAATATTAATCccaaacaaacaattttctaCGCATTTTTAGCACTTGGAGGTGTAATCGGCGGTTTTGCCCTGTATGAACACAAATATAAACTATTTCGAGTGAAATTGGACGGAATTCACATTGATGAAATCTCAAGCACAGAATCAAAAGAAGAACAACCAAACTGGCATATGAATGCACGATCTGATTTGCCAACATATAATATGGATGAAGTACAAGATCATTGTAATATTGAAAAGCGTATTTGGGTAACTTATGGAATTGGTGTATATGACATAACAGACTTCATTGCCAAACATCCAGGTGGTGATAATATTATGTTGGGAGCGGGCAGTGCAATTGACCCATTTTGGGCTATTTATCAGCAACataataacaaagaaattttaaccCTTCTGGAGTTTTATCGTATTGGAAACTTAAGTCCAGACGATACGATAAGCACAGATGATATGGGTTCCCCATGGGCTAATGAGCCCAAACGTCATCCAGTGCTTAGACCAGCATCAACTAGGCCATTCAACGGAGAGCCGCCATTAAAGCTTCTCGTACAAAACTTTATTACcccaaatgaatttttttatgttagaaATCATTTACCAGTTCCTTTTATTGAGGTCAATAAATATGAACTTGAAATTGCTATAGAAACGACAAAATCGGGAACGAAGGAACAAATCAAAACATTGACTTTGCAAGATATCAAAGGATTGCCAAAATACACAGTTACTGCAGCCATAATGTGCGGTGGTAACCGCCGCTCTGAAATGACAAAGGTTAAATCTGTTAAAG GCCTTTCTTGGAATGCAGGCGCAGTGGGTAATGCAACATGGTCAGGAGCTCGCCTACGAGACCTTCTTTTGGAAATGGGGGTTAAACCAAATGAAAACTTGCATGTTGTTTTAGAAGGAGCCGACCTCGATCCTACTTCGCATCCTTATGGCGCATCTATTCCACTTTCCAAAGCATTGGATGAACGTGGGGATGTTATACTTGCATATGAAATGAATGGTAAAACTCTAAGTCGTGACCACGGATACCCTTTGCGATGCATTGTACCCGGAAATGTAGGAGCGCGTAATGTCAAATGGTTAACTCGTATCGCAGTCTCTGAAGCTGAATCTAACTCACATTGGCAGCAGAGTGATTATAAAGGATTCAGTCCAAGTACGGACTGGGATACAGTTGATTTTACGAAATCTCCAGCCATACAGGCAATGCCAGTCACGTCTGCAATATGTAGCCCCTCAGAAGGCGAAGTACTCAAAATACCAGCTGACGGATATCTAACTATACACGGCTATGCGTGGTCAGGTGGAGGTCGCCGCATTGTACGGGTTGATTTGACCGCTGATCAAGGCAAAACTTGGCATGTTGCAAAAATTCAACAGGAGGATCAGCCTGATGGCCGTCATTACGGTTGGTCTCTATGGACTGGTCGAATCAAAATGGAAACCACATCTACTGGAGAAGTGGAAATTTGGGCTAAAGCGGTCGATTCTGCATACAATGTTCAACCAGAAACCTTTGAAAATATATGGAACTTACGTGGTGTACTTGCAAATGCTTATCATCGCATAAAGATCAAAATCATATAA